From the genome of Nasonia vitripennis strain AsymCx chromosome 1, Nvit_psr_1.1, whole genome shotgun sequence, one region includes:
- the LOC100678337 gene encoding probable serine/threonine-protein kinase nek3 isoform X1 yields the protein MLAYVCLLAFIGLGSSSEIEKVMPSRFEIESSINRTIEEVEKMIQDNPSLPKLSRADIVNILYNITAKDMHSIEDEALEALEKTRADYQRALMVVLPYKVKDSGENLDELYTKPPMVQMVADEASDPKKDSRIETVYNPSLFTQSNAQQSENLIENKHQLVTAHMRFGDSKKSKIDENKNLKSFSQVTTTTAKTLTNEKSEFEPQKFTFNLEALDQRAEASHTSIATKRPIYKGTFSRYRTSTQKPPKLEVIYSTTSKTTPRTTTTTEAQTETTTVLNKSTQNILSSDQWQYYAPPTTTTSRTLKPDDSPWKPMLPSKGFFLPTVSSDESDEPNFSILKMEDFEKVMQTTTTARPSPIFVTPSVTTHQKKVQSSIENTGEGFKLRTTTSSTVPPAPMREEVEQLLKSIGLQPIKPAKPQNDFKLDQNSLDALLKANFDNAKIKSTKFQTVKTDVLTPIKDNSFKAPTSSIKDRVKNLSPEIQLLFQQFGLQVPGSVGIPTTTTTTTTTPRPTIPTSVNSYTHFKPLPTAPVKDRDFRNFLARFGLGTGENRNQKAMQPKQVTKRPSLIEAVPENMKKILENIGLIRKAPKVEVDFEPNFEIQTQPPSFVELTTTPLNEHIFKPYEIEVNDKEQNEKIKNLLNTVRMVQEGKANVQDVQRVAHNLLQSTKSLASGPDPLKLEEILNNYRDNLKNEVKRQEEQTTTVASPTTEELDETALSSMATTDSSGSFSEISESSTSSGVDSKPSKADQSSSSSSTDEKAAKPSFFDTFDINAYLDNSTDTASSTETLSSSGSTSKPSVFDSIDAYIKMTASENAAKNANPSISDLEESFGGSTPEPDPVIPTRPKTGLYFLVDWNTFLEVGEEGKEKVNLRFAPKVGDRTRFIPVKVP from the exons ATG CTTGCTTACGTCTGCCTGTTGGCCTTCATAGGCCTGGGCAGTTCTTCGGAGATTGAGAAAGTGATGCCGTCACGATTCGAGATCGAGAGTTCGATCAACAGGACGATCGAGGAGGTAGAGAAGATGATCCAAGATAACCCCAGCCTCCCGAAGCTCAGTCGAGCCGATATCGTCAACATTTTGTACAACATAACAGCCAAGGATATGCATTCGATAGAAGACGAAGCTCTGGAAGCCCTCGAAAAAACTCGGGCGGATTATCAGAGAGCACTGATGGTGGTGCTCCCATACAAAGTCAAAGACTCTGGAGAAAATTTGGACGAATTATACACGAAGCCACCTATGGTTCAAATGGTCGCAGACGAAGCTTCGGATCCGAAGAAAGATTCTAGAATTGAGACTGTTTACAACCCAAGTCTTTTTACGCAAAGCAATGCTCAGCAATCCGAGAATCTCATTGAGAATAAGCACCAACTGGTCACGGCTCACATGAGGTTCGGAGACTctaagaaatcaaaaatagACGAAAATAAGAATTTGAAGAGCTTTAGTCAAGTGACCACAACGACAGCTAAAACTTTGACTAATGAAAAATCGGAGTTTGAACCGCAGAAGTTTACTTTCAACTTGGAGGCCCTCGACCAAAGAGCGGAAGCCTCTCACACGTCGATTGCAACCAAGCGACCAATCTACAAAGGCACTTTTTCGCGATATAGGACCAGTACGCAAAAACCGCCTAAACTAGAAGTTATTTACAGTACGACATCAAAAACAACACCGagaacaacgacgacgacagaAGCTCAGACGGAAACAACGACTGTACTGAATAAGTCTACGCAGAATATCTTGTCGTCGGATCAGTGGCAATACTATGCTCCGCCGACCACGACGACATCGAGAACGTTGAAACCCGATGATTCACCGTGGAAGCCAATGTTGCCTTCGAAAGGCTTCTTCCTTCCGACAGTTTCATCCGACGAATCCGATGAGCCTAATTTctctattttgaaaatggAAGATTTTGAAAAGGTCATGCAAACCACGACAACGGCTAGACCTTCGCCAATTTTCGTAACACCCAGTGTCACCACACATCAAAAGAAAGTGCAGTCTAGCATTGAAAATACAGGCGAAGGTTTTAAATTAAGAACCACAACTTCTTCCACCGTCCCTCCAGCACCGATGCGAGAGGAAGTGGAACAGCTACTGAAATCCATAGGCTTGCAACCAATAAAACCAGCTAAACCGCAAAACGATTTTAAACTTGACCAAAACAGCCTTGATGCATTATTGAAAGCTAATTTCGATAACGCCAAAATCAAGAGCACTAAATTCCAAACAGTAAAAACTGACGTACTTACGCCGATAAAGGACAACTCGTTCAAAGCTCCTACATCAAGTATCAAGGATCGGGTAAAGAACCTATCACCTGAGATACAATTGTTGTTCCAGCAGTTTGGACTGCAAGTACCAGGATCAGTGGGTATACCAACGACAACGACAACTACAACGACCACTCCTAGGCCAACGATTCCGACCAGCGTCAATTCCTACACTCATTTCAAACCCCTGCCTACTGCTCCAGTCAAGGACAgggattttcgaaatttcttAGCGAGGTTCGGATTGGGAACTGGAGAAAATCGTAATCAAAAAGCCATGCAACCCAAGCAAGTTACCAAGAGACCGTCTCTGATTGAGGCAGTGCCTGAAAACATGaagaaaattttggaaaacaTAGGTTTGATCAGAAAAGCGCCAAAAGTGGAGGTGGACTTTGAACCCAACTTCGAAATTCAAACGCAACCTCCAAGTTTCGTAGAGCTAACCACAACACCATTGAACGAGCATATTTTCAAACCCTATGAGATAGAGGTTAACGATAAGGAGCAGAACGAAAAAATCAAGAACCTACTCAACACCGTTAGGATGGTTCAAGAAGGCAAAGCCAACGTACAGGACGTTCAGAGAGTAGCTCACAACCTTCTTCAGAGCACGAAATCTCTGGCGAGTGGACCTGACCCACTTAAATTGGAAGAGATCCTGAACAATTACAGAGACAATTTGAAAAACGAAGTCAAGAGGCAGGAGGAGCAAACCACAACCGTTGCTTCCCCGACAACGGAGGAGTTGGACGAAACGGCGCTATCATCCATGGCGACAACCG ATTCTTCCGGTTCATTTTCCGAGATCTCGGAGTCGTCGACTTCATCTGGCGTAGACTCCAAGCCATCGAAGGCCGATCAGTCATCTTCGTCATCGTCGACCGATGAAAAGGCAGCCAAACCTTCTTTCTTCGACACCTTcgatattaacgcatatctCGACAATAGTACCGACACTGCGAGTAGCACCGAGACTTTGTCAAGCTCAGGTTCCACTTCAAAACCTAGTGTCTTTGATTCCATCGATGCGTACATCAAAATGACTGCAAGCGAGAATGCCGCCAAAAACGCAAATCCTAGCATCAGCGATCTCGAAGAATCATTCGGTGGCAGTACGCCCGAACCCGATCCCGTAATACCAACGAGACCGAAGACTGGACTCTACTTTTTAGTTGACTGGAACACGTTTTTGGAAGTAGGCGAGGAGGGCAAGGAGAAGGTCAATCTGAGATTCGCGCCAAAAGTCGGTGATAGAACAAGATTCATACCAGTCAAAGTACCGTAG
- the LOC100678337 gene encoding probable serine/threonine-protein kinase nek3 isoform X2, producing the protein MPSRFEIESSINRTIEEVEKMIQDNPSLPKLSRADIVNILYNITAKDMHSIEDEALEALEKTRADYQRALMVVLPYKVKDSGENLDELYTKPPMVQMVADEASDPKKDSRIETVYNPSLFTQSNAQQSENLIENKHQLVTAHMRFGDSKKSKIDENKNLKSFSQVTTTTAKTLTNEKSEFEPQKFTFNLEALDQRAEASHTSIATKRPIYKGTFSRYRTSTQKPPKLEVIYSTTSKTTPRTTTTTEAQTETTTVLNKSTQNILSSDQWQYYAPPTTTTSRTLKPDDSPWKPMLPSKGFFLPTVSSDESDEPNFSILKMEDFEKVMQTTTTARPSPIFVTPSVTTHQKKVQSSIENTGEGFKLRTTTSSTVPPAPMREEVEQLLKSIGLQPIKPAKPQNDFKLDQNSLDALLKANFDNAKIKSTKFQTVKTDVLTPIKDNSFKAPTSSIKDRVKNLSPEIQLLFQQFGLQVPGSVGIPTTTTTTTTTPRPTIPTSVNSYTHFKPLPTAPVKDRDFRNFLARFGLGTGENRNQKAMQPKQVTKRPSLIEAVPENMKKILENIGLIRKAPKVEVDFEPNFEIQTQPPSFVELTTTPLNEHIFKPYEIEVNDKEQNEKIKNLLNTVRMVQEGKANVQDVQRVAHNLLQSTKSLASGPDPLKLEEILNNYRDNLKNEVKRQEEQTTTVASPTTEELDETALSSMATTDSSGSFSEISESSTSSGVDSKPSKADQSSSSSSTDEKAAKPSFFDTFDINAYLDNSTDTASSTETLSSSGSTSKPSVFDSIDAYIKMTASENAAKNANPSISDLEESFGGSTPEPDPVIPTRPKTGLYFLVDWNTFLEVGEEGKEKVNLRFAPKVGDRTRFIPVKVP; encoded by the exons ATGCCGTCACGATTCGAGATCGAGAGTTCGATCAACAGGACGATCGAGGAGGTAGAGAAGATGATCCAAGATAACCCCAGCCTCCCGAAGCTCAGTCGAGCCGATATCGTCAACATTTTGTACAACATAACAGCCAAGGATATGCATTCGATAGAAGACGAAGCTCTGGAAGCCCTCGAAAAAACTCGGGCGGATTATCAGAGAGCACTGATGGTGGTGCTCCCATACAAAGTCAAAGACTCTGGAGAAAATTTGGACGAATTATACACGAAGCCACCTATGGTTCAAATGGTCGCAGACGAAGCTTCGGATCCGAAGAAAGATTCTAGAATTGAGACTGTTTACAACCCAAGTCTTTTTACGCAAAGCAATGCTCAGCAATCCGAGAATCTCATTGAGAATAAGCACCAACTGGTCACGGCTCACATGAGGTTCGGAGACTctaagaaatcaaaaatagACGAAAATAAGAATTTGAAGAGCTTTAGTCAAGTGACCACAACGACAGCTAAAACTTTGACTAATGAAAAATCGGAGTTTGAACCGCAGAAGTTTACTTTCAACTTGGAGGCCCTCGACCAAAGAGCGGAAGCCTCTCACACGTCGATTGCAACCAAGCGACCAATCTACAAAGGCACTTTTTCGCGATATAGGACCAGTACGCAAAAACCGCCTAAACTAGAAGTTATTTACAGTACGACATCAAAAACAACACCGagaacaacgacgacgacagaAGCTCAGACGGAAACAACGACTGTACTGAATAAGTCTACGCAGAATATCTTGTCGTCGGATCAGTGGCAATACTATGCTCCGCCGACCACGACGACATCGAGAACGTTGAAACCCGATGATTCACCGTGGAAGCCAATGTTGCCTTCGAAAGGCTTCTTCCTTCCGACAGTTTCATCCGACGAATCCGATGAGCCTAATTTctctattttgaaaatggAAGATTTTGAAAAGGTCATGCAAACCACGACAACGGCTAGACCTTCGCCAATTTTCGTAACACCCAGTGTCACCACACATCAAAAGAAAGTGCAGTCTAGCATTGAAAATACAGGCGAAGGTTTTAAATTAAGAACCACAACTTCTTCCACCGTCCCTCCAGCACCGATGCGAGAGGAAGTGGAACAGCTACTGAAATCCATAGGCTTGCAACCAATAAAACCAGCTAAACCGCAAAACGATTTTAAACTTGACCAAAACAGCCTTGATGCATTATTGAAAGCTAATTTCGATAACGCCAAAATCAAGAGCACTAAATTCCAAACAGTAAAAACTGACGTACTTACGCCGATAAAGGACAACTCGTTCAAAGCTCCTACATCAAGTATCAAGGATCGGGTAAAGAACCTATCACCTGAGATACAATTGTTGTTCCAGCAGTTTGGACTGCAAGTACCAGGATCAGTGGGTATACCAACGACAACGACAACTACAACGACCACTCCTAGGCCAACGATTCCGACCAGCGTCAATTCCTACACTCATTTCAAACCCCTGCCTACTGCTCCAGTCAAGGACAgggattttcgaaatttcttAGCGAGGTTCGGATTGGGAACTGGAGAAAATCGTAATCAAAAAGCCATGCAACCCAAGCAAGTTACCAAGAGACCGTCTCTGATTGAGGCAGTGCCTGAAAACATGaagaaaattttggaaaacaTAGGTTTGATCAGAAAAGCGCCAAAAGTGGAGGTGGACTTTGAACCCAACTTCGAAATTCAAACGCAACCTCCAAGTTTCGTAGAGCTAACCACAACACCATTGAACGAGCATATTTTCAAACCCTATGAGATAGAGGTTAACGATAAGGAGCAGAACGAAAAAATCAAGAACCTACTCAACACCGTTAGGATGGTTCAAGAAGGCAAAGCCAACGTACAGGACGTTCAGAGAGTAGCTCACAACCTTCTTCAGAGCACGAAATCTCTGGCGAGTGGACCTGACCCACTTAAATTGGAAGAGATCCTGAACAATTACAGAGACAATTTGAAAAACGAAGTCAAGAGGCAGGAGGAGCAAACCACAACCGTTGCTTCCCCGACAACGGAGGAGTTGGACGAAACGGCGCTATCATCCATGGCGACAACCG ATTCTTCCGGTTCATTTTCCGAGATCTCGGAGTCGTCGACTTCATCTGGCGTAGACTCCAAGCCATCGAAGGCCGATCAGTCATCTTCGTCATCGTCGACCGATGAAAAGGCAGCCAAACCTTCTTTCTTCGACACCTTcgatattaacgcatatctCGACAATAGTACCGACACTGCGAGTAGCACCGAGACTTTGTCAAGCTCAGGTTCCACTTCAAAACCTAGTGTCTTTGATTCCATCGATGCGTACATCAAAATGACTGCAAGCGAGAATGCCGCCAAAAACGCAAATCCTAGCATCAGCGATCTCGAAGAATCATTCGGTGGCAGTACGCCCGAACCCGATCCCGTAATACCAACGAGACCGAAGACTGGACTCTACTTTTTAGTTGACTGGAACACGTTTTTGGAAGTAGGCGAGGAGGGCAAGGAGAAGGTCAATCTGAGATTCGCGCCAAAAGTCGGTGATAGAACAAGATTCATACCAGTCAAAGTACCGTAG
- the LOC100114339 gene encoding organic solute transporter subunit alpha — MDSLTYFGDENFYITGNFSCDDHYLPRVIQLFEGLGNFGVGMVTIASIICAATVYLAVDACSNICYQKETRAFKINACTILSVYPIAALCSLTALALPRAQLLSEGLTQVSLTISMYRLYELLVDLGRRQATKTPSLALKVGPCCCWPCLPLPSSLEMNEANLSRLRITVLQFPFAQGLIYSILLYMSAESPVFAASYAVCLQPFVVISILTAIYGVTIVTKSLQEIAPEAKLPQKTMVLQMVLLFSKLQGFVIKGLVGTGLFPCNPPLTPTVYANVTYDTLMVIEMLLLCYAARLIYAADDRAEHQDDDATATDRHQQQSVHRNKATNGEAVTMSAVQIPIPPAPKTNDS, encoded by the exons ATGGACTCGTTGACTTACTTCGGCGACGAAAACTTCTACATCACCGGCAACTTCAGCTGCGATGATCACTACCTGCCGCGAGTGATTCAACTTTTTGAGG gcTTGGGAAATTTCGGCGTGGGCATGGTCACGATCGCCTCGATCATCTGCGCGGCGACCGTTTATCTCGCCGTCGATGCCTGCAGCAACATCTGTTATCAGAAGGAGACGAGGGCTTTCAAGATCAACGCCTGCACCATCTTATCCGTCTACCCGATCGCCGCTCTCTGCAGCCTCACGGCTCTGGCGCTGCCGAG GGCACAGCTGCTGTCCGAGGGCCTGACGCAGGTCTCGCTGACGATATCCATGTACCGTCTGTACGAGCTTCTAGTGGACTTGGGTCGACGCCAGGCCACCAAGACGCCGTCTCTCGCCCTAAAAGTCGGaccctgctgctgctggccctGTCTGCCACTGCCCAGCAGTCTCGAGATGAACGAGGCCAATCTGTCCCGGCTGCGCATCACCGTGCTACAGTTTCCCTTCGCGCAG GGACTCATCTACAGCATCCTCCTGTACATGTCAGCTGAGTCGCCCGTTTTCGCTGCCAGCTACGCCGTCTGTCTTCAGCCGTTTGTGGTGATTAGCATACTCACCGCAATCTACGGAGTGACTATCGTTACCAAGAGTCTGCAGGAAATTGCTCCAG AGGCCAAGCTGCCCCAGAAGACGATGGTCCTGCAGATGGTTTTACTGTTCTCCAAGCTTCAGGGATTCGTTATCAAGGGCCTCGTGGGCACCGGCCTCTTCCCCTGCAATCCGCCGCTCACGCCGACTGTTTACGCAAACG TAACGTACGACACCCTGATGGTAATCGagatgctgctgctctgctacGCGGCGCGTTTGATTTACGCGGCGGATGATCGCGCGGAGCACCAGGACGACGATGCAACCGCAACAGATCGTCATCAGCAGCAGTCCGTGCACAGGAATAAGGCAACCAACGGCGAGGCTGTGACGATGTCAGCCGTCCAAATTCCCATTCCACCCGCGCCCAAAACCAACGACTCCTGA